The Camelina sativa cultivar DH55 chromosome 14, Cs, whole genome shotgun sequence genome includes a window with the following:
- the LOC104742736 gene encoding uncharacterized protein LOC104742736, with protein MGCAQSKIENEEAVTRCKERKQLMKDAVTARNAFAAAHSAYAMALKNTGAALSDYSHGEFLVSNHHSSSASAAAIASTSSLPTAVSPPPPTSVAAVSNPPAPSSSSSAEPIPDTLPPPPPPPPLPLQRAATMPEMNGRSGGGPSGNGLNGIEEDGALDHDDDDDDDDDDDSEVEENRDRLIRKSKSRGGSSSTRTRNTIDDHQHHHLEEKAPPPPPAANSRPTPPPRLQQHQQQQQQPFYDYFFPNVETMPGTTLEDTPPQPQVAKPLPPQPRSPVTEEEEDDDDDDDDDDDEEEEEEEAVEAVDERKAPLVEERPRRVEEVSVVELEKVTNLRGMKKSKVMGMAGERRGMRMPGTANLGNVFNELDDSFLKASESAHEVSKMLEATRLHYHSNFADNRGHIDHSARVMRVITWNRSFRGIPNADDGKDDVDLEENETHATILDKLLAWEKKLYDEVKAGELMKIEYQKKVAHLNRVKKRGGHSDSLERAKAAVSHLHTRYIVDMQSMDSTVSEINRLRDEQLYLKLLHLVDAMGKMWEMMQKHHQRQAEISKVLRSLDVSQTVKETNDHHHERTIQLLAVVQEWHTQFCRMVDHQKEYIKALAGWIKLNLIPIESTLKEKVSSPPRVPNPAIQKLLHVWYDRLDKIPDEMARTAIINFAAVISTIMQQQEDEINLRNKCEETRKELGRKIRQFEDWYYKYMQKRGPEGMNPDGSEADNNHKDEVVVRQFNVEQIKKRLEEEEEAYHRQSQQVREKSLASLRTRLPELFQAMSEVAYSCSDMYRAVTYVTQRQSQSERHQKHTQGQGS; from the exons ACGCCATGGCTCTTAAAAACACCGGAGCTGCTCTCTCCGATTACTCCCACGGCGAATTCTTAGTCTCTAATCATCACTCCTCATCCGCCTCAGCTGCTGCTATCGCTTCTACTTCCTCCCTTCCCACCGctgtttctcctcctcctcctacttcCGTCGCCGCCGTTTCTAATCCCCccgctccttcttcttcttcctccgccgAGCCGATTCCTGatactcttcctcctcctcctcctccacctccgcTTCCTCTTCAACGTGCTGCTACTATGCCGGAGATGAACGGTAGATCCGGTGGTGGTCCTTCTGGGAACGGTCTCAACGGAATTGAAGAAGACGGAGCCCTAGATCacgatgacgacgacgatgatgatgatgatgatgactccgAAGTGGAGGAGAATCGTGACCGTTTGATTAGGAAATCGAAGAGCCGTGGaggtagtagtagtactagaACGAGGAATACGATTGatgatcatcaacatcatcacctGGAGGAGAAGGCGCCGCCACCTCCTCCGGCGGCGAATTCACGGCCAACTCCTCCGCCACGTCTGCAGCAGcatcaacaacagcagcagcaacctTTCTACGATTACTTCTTCCCTAATGTTGAGACTATGCCTGGAACCACATTAGAAGACACTCCTCCACAACCACAGGTTGCAAAACCTCTCCCTCCTCAACCACGTTCACCAgtcacagaggaagaagaagatgatgatgatgacgatgacgatgatgatgatgaagaggaagaagaagaggaggcgGTGGAGGCCGTGGATGAACGGAAAGCTCCTCTGGTGGAGGAAAGACCGAGGAGAGTGGAGGAAGTGAGTGTTGTTGAATTGGAAAAAGTTACTAATTTGAGAGGGATGAAGAAGAGTAAAGTGATGGGGATGGCCGGAGAGAGGAGAGGAATGAGAATGCCGGGGACGGCGAATTTGGGGAATGTATTCAATGAGCTTGATGATAGTTTCTTGAAAGCTTCTGAAAGTGCTCATGAGGTTTCTAAGATGCTTGAAGCTACTAGGCTCCATTACCATTCTAATTTTGCAGATAACAGAG GACATATTGATCACTCTGCTAGAGTAATGCGTGTAATTACATGGAATAGATCGTTTAGAGGAATACCAAATGCTGATGATGGGAAAGATGATGTCGATTTGGAAGAGAATGAAACTCATGCTACTATTCTTGACAAATTGTTAGCATGGGAGAAAAAGCTCTACGATGAAGTCAAG GCCGGTGAACTCATGAAAATCGAGTACCAGAAAAAGGTTGCTCATTTGAATCGGGTAAAGAAACGAGGCGGTCACTCGGATTCATTAGAGAGAGCCAAAGCAGCGGTTAGTCATTTGCATACAAGATACATAGTTGATATGCAATCCATGGACTCCACAGTTTCAGAGATCAATCGTCTTCGGGATGAACAACTATACTTAAAGCTCCTTCACCTTGTTGATGC GATGGGGAAGATGTGGGAAATGATGCAAAAGCATCATCAAAGACAAGCTGAGATCTCAAAGGTTTTGAGATCTCTAGACGTTTCGCAAACTGTGAAAGAAACAAATGATCATCATCACGAACGTACTATCCAGCTCTTGGCGGTGGTTCAAGAATGGCACACACAGTTTTGCAGGATGGTAGATCATCAGAAAGAATACATAAAAGCACTTGCCGGATGGATAAAGCTAAATCTCATACCTATCGAAAGCACACTCAAGGAGAAAGTATCTTCGCCCCCTCGAGTTCCGAATCCTGCAATCCAAAAACTCCTCCACGTTTGGTATGATCGTTTAGACAAAATCCCCGACGAAATGGCGAGAACTGCCATAATCAATTTTGCAGCGGTTATAAGCACGATAATGCAGCAGCAAGAAGATGAGATAAATCTCAGAAACAAATGCGAAGAGACAAGAAAAGAACTAGGAAGAAAGATCAGACAGTTTGAGGATTGGTACTATAAATACATGCAGAAAAGAGGACCGGAGGGGATGAATCCGGATGGGTCAGAAGCGGATAACAATCATAAAGACGAGGTCGTTGTGAGGCAATTCAATGTAGAACAAATTAAGAAGaggttagaagaagaagaagaagcttaccaCAGACAAAGCCAACAAGTTAGAGAAAAGTCATTGGCTAGTCTTCGAACTCGCCTTCCTGAGCTTTTTCAGGCAATGTCCGAGGTTGCATATTCATGTTCGGATATGTATAGAGCTGTTACGTATGTGACTCAGCGGCAAAGCCAAAGCGAACGGCATCAGAAACATACCCAGGGACAGGGTTCGTAA
- the LOC104744092 gene encoding uncharacterized protein LOC104744092 yields the protein MSKEIWTDEETRLFFKLYADERKNGNRTSAGMNQTGKDNIMMKFEETFKRGYKKWNPFKNKYDSCKKKYTTFRTLTHNRPEVRFDDMGRLDMPDDWWKQRIEEWPASRKYRSKLVANMDMYENEFRLVVVTGAEGWSAQTGEASLNSTVDGDEDDEVDSVDIDMSVPRVETQTQTQTQTQTQVGSSRAKKRRREKDMAIEAVVKRTEALEKKNRIAEQMLEREHASSVESVVETLNGLPGIRMWSSFYKAAVQHLLADEATRRGFIAYTSAEDKISFLELMTRRNLDDL from the exons atgtCTAAAGAA ATTTGGACCGATGAGGAAACTCGGTTATTCTTTAAACTTTATGCGGATGagagaaaaaatggaaatagaACAAGTGCAGGAATGAATCAAACGGGGAAAGATAACATCATGATGAAGTTCGAAGAGACATTTAAGAGGGGATATAAGAAATGGAACCCTTTTAAGAATAAGTATGATTCATGTAAGAAAAAATACACTACCTTTAGAACGTTAACTCATAATAGGCCTGAGGTTCGGTTTGATGATATGGGAAGGTTGGATATGCCAGATGATTGGTGGAAGCAACGCATAGAG GAATGGCCTGCATCAAGAAAATATAGAAGCAAACTGGTTGCTAATATGGATATGTATGAAAACGAATTCCGTTTGGTAGTAGTAACTGGAGCTGAAGGATGGAGCGCTCAAACTGGAGAAGCTAGTTTAAATTCTACAGTggatggagatgaagatgatgaagttgattCTGTTGACATAGATATGTCAGTGCCAAGGGTAGAGACACAGACTCAAACACAAACCCAGACACAAACTCAAGTTGGAAGTTCAAGAGCAAAAAAAAGGCGTAGGGAGAAAGATATGGCTATTGAAGCAGTTGTAAAACGGACTGAAGctcttgagaagaagaatagaaTAGCAGAACAGATGTTGGAGCGTGAGCATGCATCTAGTGTTGAGAGTGTAGTAGAGACACTCAATGGATTGCCTGGAATTAGGATGTGGTCTTCATTTTACAAAGCAGCAGTTCAACATCTTCTAGCAGATGAAGCAACCAGGCGGGGTTTTATAGCCTATACTAGTGCTGAAGATAAGATCAGTTTTTTGGAGCTTATGACTAGAAGGAACCTAGATGATTTGTAG
- the LOC104742737 gene encoding uncharacterized protein LOC104742737 produces MAGEDPKATPSLPDYKPLPSTSSHDPNDTVLISSSSSSYLSSTSRRRFVISVFLISFASILIYIFWPSDPRIKIERVKISHVRVHRRPVPSIDMTVLVTLKVSNADVYSFDFTDLDVAVDYRGKTLGHVSSDGGHVTAFGTSYLDAEAELEGVTVFPDVIHLIHDLAKGSVEFDTVTDTNGKLGVWFFRFPLKAKVACGIEVNTVNQTISRQSCSPV; encoded by the exons ATGGCCGGAGAAGACCCTAAAGCAACTCCGTCATTACCGGACTATAAACCTTTACCTTCAACATCAAGTCACGATCCAAACGACACCGTTctaatctcatcatcatcatcatcatatctttCTTCTACCTCACGACGCCGTTTCGTCATCTCTGTATTTCTCATATCTTTCGCCTCGATCCTCATCTACATCTTCTGGCCGTCCGATCCACGCATCAAGATCGAACGTGTCAAGATTTCCCACGTGCGCGTTCACCGCCGTCCGGTTCCGTCTATCGACATGACGGTGCTCGTCACGCTTAAGGTATCCAACGCTGACGTGTACTCTTTCGACTTCACGGACCTTGACGTCGCCGTTGACTACAGAGGGAAGACGTTAGGTCACGTGAGCTCCGATGGCGGGCACGTGACGGCTTTTGGTACTTCTTACCTTGACGCGGAGGCGGAGCTTGAGGGCGTCACGGTGTTTCCTGACGTCATTCACTTGATTCACGATTTGGCTAAAGGCTCCGTTGAGTTTGACACCGTTACGGATACTAACGGAAAACTTGGCGTTTGGTTCTTCCGTTTCCCTTTAAAG GCAAAAGTGGCATGTGGGATTGAAGTAAATACAGTTAATCAGACAATATCTCGTCAAAGTTGTAGTCCTGTCTAA
- the LOC104742739 gene encoding uncharacterized protein LOC104742739 — MCYKILPPLVTPSGSFHENTPVAEVTTVATSEVETTAGHRNGGGGKKKCVCSPSKHPRSFKCRYHQHEYQWLPSSSSSSSTLHK, encoded by the coding sequence atgtgTTACAAAATTCTTCCACCTCTTGTTACTCCTTCGGGGAGCTTCCACGAAAATACTCCGGTGGCAGAAGTGACGACAGTGGCAACGTCAGAGGTGGAAACCACAGCTGGTCACCGTAACGGTGGCGGTGGAAAGAAGAAGTGCGTATGTTCACCGTCGAAGCATCCAAGATCGTTCAAGTGTAGGTATCATCAACATGAATATCAATGgcttccttcatcttcttcttcttcttcgactctCCACAAATAA
- the LOC104742740 gene encoding uncharacterized protein LOC104742740, translated as MVMDREERRRKIMERGSDRLALITGQIHNFDPSSPSSSSSSSASHNRTYSESSFMPQTQSAHHLIQESPSLKYHFKEEVKERSEEPKLSSSVLSKPLKSEPVTKPEEATRSVKSQNQRPRSFFSSKKLNASIISSERTRSLSSLAIAAFVILLPRLNIISSGSVLTLRPLWLLILTDCAIVMSHLTVEASGGGLSHEMEDEGKGKNGENWSDAEKLLERGVVVYQALRGMFIDCSLYMVAVICGDSLL; from the exons ATGGTGATGGAcagagaagaaaggagaagaaaaattaTGGAACGAGGATCAGATCGTTTGGCGTTAATCACAGGCCAAATACATAACTTTGATCCTTCATCACcgtcgtcttcttcctcatcatcagcTTCTCACAACCGCACATACAGCGAATCTAGTTTCATGCCACAAACTCAATCTGCGCATCATCTTATTCAAGAAAGCCCATCTCTTAAGTACCATTTCAAAG AGGAAGTAAAGGAAAGATCAGAAGAACCAAAACTTTCGTCGAGTGTTCTTAGCAAACCCTTAAAAAGTGAACCTGTTACAAAACCAGAGGAAGCAACAAGATCAGTAAAGAGTCAAAACCAACGACCTAGGAGTTTCTTCAGCTCCAAGAAACTCAACGCTAGCATCATAAGCTCAGAAAGAACTCGGAGTTTGAGCTCTCTCGCAATAGCTGCGTTTGTGATTCTACTCCCAAGATTGAACATTATAAGCTCAGGCAGTGTCTTGACACTGAGACCTCTTTGGCTGCTGATTCTTACAGACTGTGCTATTGTAATGTCTCATCTGACCGTGGAAGCATCTGGAGGAGGACTGAGCCATGAGATGGAAGATGAAGGAAAGGGTAAAAACGGTGAAAACTGGTCTGATGCAGAGAAGCTTCTAGAAAGAGGAGTTGTTGTGTATCAAGCTCTCCGTGGAATGTTCATAGATTGTAGTCTTTATATGGTTGCTGTTATTTGTGGAGACTCTCttctctaa
- the LOC104744093 gene encoding coatomer subunit beta'-2 (The sequence of the model RefSeq protein was modified relative to this genomic sequence to represent the inferred CDS: added 232 bases not found in genome assembly), translating into MPLRLEIKRKLAQRSERVKSVDLHPTEPWILASLYSGTLCIWNYQTQVMAKSFEVTELPVRSAKFIARKQWVVAGADDMYIRVYNYNTMDKVKVFEAHSDYIRCVAVHPTLPYVLSSSDDMLIKLWDWEKGWACTQIFEGHSHYVMQVTFNPKDTNTFASASLDRTIKIWNLGSPDPNFTLDAHQKGVNCVDYFTGGDKPYLITGSDDHTAKVWDYQTKSCVQTLEGHTHNVSAVCFHPELPIIITGSEDGTVRIWHATTYRLENTLNYGLERVWAIGYIKSSRRVVIGYDEGTIMVKLGREIPVASMDNTGKIIWAKHNEIQTANIKSIGADYEVTDGERLPLSVKELGTCDLYPQSLKHNPNGRFVVVCGDGEYIIYTALAWRNRSFGSGLEFVWSSEGECAVRESSSKIKLFSKNFQEKRSIRPTFSAEKIFGGTLLAMCSSDFICFYDWAECRLIQRIDVTVKNLYWADSGDLVAIASDTSFYILKYNRDLVSSHFDSGRPTEEEGVEDAFEVLHENDERVRTGIWVGDCFIYNNSSWKLNYCVGGEVTTMYHLDRPMYLLGYLASQSRVFLVDKEFNVIGYTLLLSLIEYKTLVMRGDLDKANEILPTIPKDQHNSVAHFLESRGMIEDALEIATDPDYRFELAIQLGRLEIAQEIAVEVQSESKWKQLGELAMSSGKLQMAEECMKYAMDLSGLLLLYSSLGDAEGVTKLATLAKEQGKNNVAFLCLFMLGKLEDCLQLLVESNRIPEAALMARSYLPSKVSEIVALWRKDLSKVNSKAAESLADPEEYXSSK; encoded by the exons ATG CCTCTCAGACTCGAGATCAAG AGAAAATTAGCTCAAAGGTCCGAGAGAGTAAAATCTGTGGATCTGCATCCTACAGAACCATG GATTCTTGCAAGTTTGTATTCTGGAACCTTGTGTATTTGGAACTACCAGACACAG GTGATGGCGAAATCCTTTGAGGTGACCGAATTACCAG TTCGATCGGCCAAGTTTATAGCGCGAAAGCAATGGGTTGTGGCAGGAGCTGATGATATGTATATCCGTGTATACAACTACAATACCATGGACAAGGTTAAAGTGTTTGAGGCTCATTCAGACTACATTAGGTGTGTGGCTGTTCATCCGACCCTTCCATATGTGCTGTCATCTTCTGATGATATGCTCATAAAGCTTTGGGACTGGGAAAAGGGTTGGGCTTGCACTCAGATATTCGAGGGACACTCGCACTATGTGATGCAAGTCACATTTAATCCAAAAGACACCAACACTTTTGCCAGTGCATCACTTGATCGTACCATAAAG ATTTGGAATCTTGGTTCCCCAGACCCAAATTTTACATTGGATGCCCATCAGAAAGGAGTCAATTGTGTAGATTATTTCACCGGTGGTGATAAGCCCTATTTAATTACCGGCTCTGATGATCACACTGCTAAG GTCTGGGACTatcaaacaaaaagttgtgTCCAGACCCTGGAAGGGCACACACACAATGTATCTGCAGTATGTTTCCATCCAGAGCTTCCAATTATAATCACTGGTTCTGAAGATGGCACCGTTCGTATTTGGCATGCAACTACATACAG GCTAGAGAACACTTTGAATTACGGCCTCGAGAGAGTTTGGGCAATTGGTTATATTAAAAGTTCACGCCG GGTTGTAATTGGATATGATGAAGGAACTATCATGGTTAAACTTGGACGAGAAATTCCTGTTGCTAGCATGGACAATACCGGAAAAATCATATGGGCTAAGCATAATGAAATTCAAACTGCAAACATCAAAAGTATTGGTGCAGATTACGAG GTTACTGATGGAGAGAGGTTGCCCTTGAGTGTTAAAGAGTTGGGGACCTGTGATCTTTATCCGCAA AGCTTGAAGCACAACCCTAATGGGAGGTTCGTCGTGGTCTGTGGTGACGGGGAGTATATTATCTACACGGCTTTGGCTTGGAGAAATAGGTCATTTGGTTCTGGACTGGAATTCGTTTGGTCGTCGGAGGGGGAGTGTGCAGTTAGAGAAAGCTCATCAAAGATTAAATTATTTAGCAAAAATTTCCAG GAAAAGAGGAGTATCCGCCCTACTTTTTCAGCTGAGAAGATCTTTGGAGGAACCTTGTTAGCTATGTGTTCAAGTGATTTCATCTGCTTTTATGATTGGGCTGAATGTAGGCTGATTCAACGTATTGACGTCACTGTAAAG AATCTATATTGGGCTGACAGTGGTGATTTGGTAGCCATTGCTAGTGACACATCATTCTACATCTTGAAATACAAC CGCGACCTAGTTTCCTCACATTTTGATAGCGGAAGACCTACTGAGGAAGAAGGTGTTGAGGATGCTTTTGAGGTTCTCCATGAAAATGATGAGCGTGTTAGGACAGGTATATGGGTTGGTGACTGTTTCATTTATAACAACTCTTCCTGGAAGCTTAACTACTGTGTTGGAGGCGAG GTAACCACAATGTATCATTTGGACCGCCCAATGTATTTGTTGGGATATCTTGCAAGTCAAAGTCGGGTGTTCTTGGTAGACAAAGAATTCAA GAAATCGCCGTAGAAGTACAGAGTGAATCTAAGTGGAAGCAATTAGGAGAATTAGCCATGTCCTCTGGAAAg CTGCAAATGGCAGAGGAATGCATGAAGTATGCGATGGATTTGAGTGGTTTGTTACTGCTTTATTCTTCTCTGGGAGATGCTGAAGGTGTGACAAAACTTGCAACACTTGCTAAAGAACAAGGGAAGAACAATGTCGCCTTTCTTTGTCTATTCATGCTTGGTAAACTGGAAGATTGTTTGCAGTTATTGGTGGAGAG CAACCGGATACCAGAAGCTGCTCTGATGGCACGATCATATCTTCCAAGCAAAGTTTCGGAGATAGTAGCTCTTTGGAGGAAAGATCTCAGCAAG GTTAATTCGAAAGCAGCAGAATCTTTGGCTGATCCTGAGGAGTACNTGTCCAGTAAATGA
- the LOC104742743 gene encoding coatomer subunit beta'-2-like isoform X1 — MAEECMKYAMDLSGLLLLYSSLGDAEGVTKLATLAKEQGKNNVAFLCLFMLGKLEDCLQLLVESNRIPEAALMARSYLPSKVSEIVALWRKDLSKVNSKAAESLADPEEYPNLFEDWQVALSVEGRAVETRGVYTGAENYPSHADKSSMTLVEAFRNLQVEEEESLENGDIEHEEVVAEENGNEQGNEEDVEEHHEEKEAEGEEGIVDGDSTDGAVLVNGSEADEEWGTNNEGNPSA; from the exons ATGGCAGAGGAATGCATGAAGTATGCGATGGATTTGAGTGGTTTGTTACTGCTTTATTCTTCTCTGGGAGATGCTGAAGGTGTGACAAAACTTGCAACACTTGCTAAAGAACAAGGGAAGAACAATGTCGCCTTTCTTTGTCTATTCATGCTTGGTAAACTGGAAGATTGTTTGCAGTTATTGGTGGAGAG CAACCGGATACCAGAAGCTGCTCTGATGGCACGATCATATCTTCCAAGCAAAGTTTCGGAGATAGTAGCTCTTTGGAGGAAAGATCTCAGCAAG GTTAATTCGAAAGCAGCAGAATCTTTGGCTGATCCTGAGGAGTACCCAAATCTCTTTGAAGATTGGCAAGTTGCTCTTTCTGTCGAAGGTAGAGCTGTAGAGACAAG GGGAGTTTACACAGGTGCAGAAAATTATCCTAGCCATGCTGATAAATCTTCCATGACCCTCGTGGAAGCCTTCAGAAACTTGCAAGTTGAGGAAGAGGAATCACTTGAAAATGGAGATATCGAACACGAG gAGGTAGTAGCAGAAGAAAATGGAAATGAACAAGGGAATGAGGAGGATGTAGAGGAGCatcatgaagaaaaagaagcagaaggagaagaaggaattgTTGATGGAGACTCAACGGATGGAGCTGTACTTGTTAACGGAAGTGAG GCTGACGAAGAGTGGGGTACGAATAATGAAGGAAACCCATCAGCCTAA
- the LOC104742743 gene encoding coatomer subunit beta'-2-like isoform X3 encodes MARSYLPSKVSEIVALWRKDLSKVNSKAAESLADPEEYPNLFEDWQVALSVEGRAVETRGVYTGAENYPSHADKSSMTLVEAFRNLQVEEEESLENGDIEHEEVVAEENGNEQGNEEDVEEHHEEKEAEGEEGIVDGDSTDGAVLVNGSEADEEWVLTPRQ; translated from the exons ATGGCACGATCATATCTTCCAAGCAAAGTTTCGGAGATAGTAGCTCTTTGGAGGAAAGATCTCAGCAAG GTTAATTCGAAAGCAGCAGAATCTTTGGCTGATCCTGAGGAGTACCCAAATCTCTTTGAAGATTGGCAAGTTGCTCTTTCTGTCGAAGGTAGAGCTGTAGAGACAAG GGGAGTTTACACAGGTGCAGAAAATTATCCTAGCCATGCTGATAAATCTTCCATGACCCTCGTGGAAGCCTTCAGAAACTTGCAAGTTGAGGAAGAGGAATCACTTGAAAATGGAGATATCGAACACGAG gAGGTAGTAGCAGAAGAAAATGGAAATGAACAAGGGAATGAGGAGGATGTAGAGGAGCatcatgaagaaaaagaagcagaaggagaagaaggaattgTTGATGGAGACTCAACGGATGGAGCTGTACTTGTTAACGGAAGTGAGGCTGACGAAGAGTGGG tgCTTACACCGCGTCAGTAG
- the LOC104742743 gene encoding coatomer subunit beta'-2-like isoform X2, translated as MARSYLPSKVSEIVALWRKDLSKVNSKAAESLADPEEYPNLFEDWQVALSVEGRAVETRGVYTGAENYPSHADKSSMTLVEAFRNLQVEEEESLENGDIEHEEVVAEENGNEQGNEEDVEEHHEEKEAEGEEGIVDGDSTDGAVLVNGSEADEEWGTNNEGNPSA; from the exons ATGGCACGATCATATCTTCCAAGCAAAGTTTCGGAGATAGTAGCTCTTTGGAGGAAAGATCTCAGCAAG GTTAATTCGAAAGCAGCAGAATCTTTGGCTGATCCTGAGGAGTACCCAAATCTCTTTGAAGATTGGCAAGTTGCTCTTTCTGTCGAAGGTAGAGCTGTAGAGACAAG GGGAGTTTACACAGGTGCAGAAAATTATCCTAGCCATGCTGATAAATCTTCCATGACCCTCGTGGAAGCCTTCAGAAACTTGCAAGTTGAGGAAGAGGAATCACTTGAAAATGGAGATATCGAACACGAG gAGGTAGTAGCAGAAGAAAATGGAAATGAACAAGGGAATGAGGAGGATGTAGAGGAGCatcatgaagaaaaagaagcagaaggagaagaaggaattgTTGATGGAGACTCAACGGATGGAGCTGTACTTGTTAACGGAAGTGAGGCTGACGAAGAGTGGGGTACGAATAATGAAGGAAACCCATCAGCCTAA
- the LOC109128896 gene encoding uncharacterized protein LOC109128896 yields the protein MAGWQRNLQIVARQVGRRVKNCHISTANYSSTRNLESPSSQGYLQSLLRPTYSPRPLYYHLQQLGISTSRQLQAGEEPVSSPLSSPALLGSGKEEEQKIIPKRQKVQAVLKSIKQSPKKVNLVAALVRGMRVEDALILLQVTVKRASQTVYRVIHAARANATHNHGLDPARLLVAEAFVGKGLFGKKVAYHAKGRSGIISVPRCRLTVIVRETTAEEEAEIARLKVHNFKKKTKRQRQLVPFELIETTPIWNRRGTKANYRSSELVPSQ from the exons ATGGCGGGTTGGCAGAGGAATCTACAGATTGTTGCTCGTCAAGTTGGTAGAAGAGTGAAGAACTGTCACATTTCTACGGCCAATTACTCCTCGACACGGAATTTGGAATCCCCTTCCTCACAAG GTTATTTGCAGAGTCTCTTGAGACCAACCTATTCCCCAAGACCACTGTATTATCACCTACAACAACTG GGAATTTCTACCTCAAGACAATTGCAGGCGGGTGAAGAGCCTGTATCATCACCTTTGTCGTCTCCAGCTCTGTTGGGTAGTGGAAAGGAAGAAGAGCAGAAGATTATCCCAAAGCGTCAGAAAGTTCAGGCTGTCCTCAAGTCCATAAAGCAG AGTCCTAAGAAGGTCAACCTGGTTGCAGCATTAGTCCGTGGCATGCGTGTTGAAGATGCTTTGATCTTATTGCAGGTCACGGTCAAACGGGCTTCACAAACTGTGTACCGG GTTATACACGCTGCCCGGGCAAATGCTACTCATAACCATGGACTAGATCCTGCTCGTCTCCTTGTTG CGGAAGCGTTTGTTGGGAAGGGACTATTTGGGAAGAAGGTAGCTTACCATGCAAAAGGAAGAAGCGGGATTATATCAGTACCCCGGTGTCGCCTAACAGTCATAGTTAGAGAGACGACtgcagaggaagaagctgaGATTGCAAGGCTCAAAGTTCACAAttttaagaagaaaaccaaACGGCAGAGACAGCTTGTACCTTTCGAGCTCATCGAGACAACTCCAATCTGGAACCGCAGAGGTACAAAAGCCAATTATCGGTCCTCAGAGTTGGTACCGTCTCAGTAG